In Rhizobium gallicum bv. gallicum R602sp, the following proteins share a genomic window:
- a CDS encoding SDR family NAD(P)-dependent oxidoreductase — MDLDGKRIVVVGGSRGLGFGMAEAFVARAAKVTVVARDATTLQALGEQLAVTTVSADATSIDAANRIMSETRPDVVIMNAGAEPPMERIDRVSWEAFTTNWNVDVKAALHWVQAALTLPMASGGLVVLVSSGAAVQGSPLSGGYAGAKRAQWFIAKYAEGLSTQLGLGLRFRVIVPRQMFTGTGVGNAGISGYAAAAGRTYAEQAATWPDMTPRGFGDTVAELIGKTALEEAMIYAVRGDTGVTVIE, encoded by the coding sequence ATGGATTTGGATGGAAAACGAATAGTTGTCGTCGGTGGTAGCCGCGGGTTGGGCTTCGGAATGGCCGAGGCGTTTGTAGCGCGCGCAGCTAAAGTGACCGTCGTGGCTCGCGACGCGACGACTTTGCAAGCGCTGGGCGAGCAACTAGCCGTCACGACTGTGTCTGCTGACGCGACCAGTATCGACGCCGCGAACAGGATCATGTCAGAGACACGACCTGATGTCGTCATCATGAATGCTGGTGCGGAACCGCCCATGGAACGTATCGACCGCGTTAGCTGGGAGGCGTTCACGACCAACTGGAACGTCGACGTGAAGGCCGCCCTGCATTGGGTCCAGGCTGCTTTGACGTTGCCGATGGCGTCGGGCGGGCTGGTCGTTCTCGTTTCCAGCGGAGCCGCGGTGCAGGGCTCGCCGCTATCGGGAGGTTATGCAGGAGCAAAACGGGCGCAGTGGTTCATTGCAAAATATGCTGAGGGCTTGTCGACCCAGCTCGGCCTGGGCCTGCGTTTCCGGGTCATCGTTCCCCGGCAGATGTTCACAGGAACGGGCGTGGGCAACGCCGGAATCTCCGGCTATGCTGCGGCGGCGGGCCGGACATACGCCGAACAGGCCGCTACCTGGCCGGACATGACACCGCGTGGCTTTGGCGATACGGTAGCCGAACTGATCGGCAAGACGGCGCTAGAAGAGGCTATGATCTACGCCGTGCGTGGAGACACCGGCGTGACGGTCATCGAATGA
- a CDS encoding SDR family NAD(P)-dependent oxidoreductase — translation MLLKDRNAIVYGASGAVGAAVAKAFAREGARVFLAARHKDRLDAVADDIRTRGGMAEVKPVDATDKQAVEAQLALISDKAGPVKIMFNAIDWGDTQGEPLGTISLEKVLRPVQTGLTTWFYTGTAVADHMARNGGGSIVGISANAGRQAFPNVGGFGIACAAVEHFLRQLAVENGPLGVRVTWVRSPGSPDSPGVRDVWSMAARERGMTFDEIHKEFAKDTPLRRVTPLAQIADAAVLLASDLAAGMTATMANATGGAQID, via the coding sequence ATGTTGCTGAAAGATCGAAATGCAATTGTTTATGGTGCCAGTGGGGCTGTTGGAGCAGCCGTGGCAAAGGCATTTGCCCGAGAAGGCGCTCGCGTCTTTCTGGCGGCCCGTCATAAGGATCGGTTGGATGCGGTTGCGGACGATATTCGGACGCGGGGTGGAATGGCGGAGGTGAAGCCTGTGGATGCAACGGACAAGCAAGCTGTTGAGGCGCAACTCGCGCTGATCTCCGATAAGGCGGGTCCGGTCAAGATAATGTTCAACGCGATCGATTGGGGCGACACACAAGGTGAGCCACTCGGGACGATTTCATTGGAGAAAGTCCTTCGGCCCGTTCAAACCGGTCTCACAACGTGGTTCTACACCGGAACTGCAGTTGCGGATCATATGGCGCGCAACGGTGGCGGTTCCATCGTCGGTATCAGTGCGAACGCTGGACGCCAAGCTTTCCCGAACGTGGGCGGGTTTGGAATTGCCTGTGCTGCCGTCGAGCATTTTTTGCGACAGTTAGCAGTAGAGAACGGGCCCTTAGGAGTGAGGGTCACGTGGGTTCGTTCGCCGGGCTCCCCAGACTCTCCCGGCGTTCGCGACGTTTGGTCGATGGCTGCGCGTGAGCGTGGTATGACTTTCGATGAAATCCATAAAGAGTTCGCCAAGGATACCCCGTTGCGGCGTGTGACGCCGCTCGCGCAAATAGCTGACGCGGCGGTACTCCTGGCCAGCGACTTGGCGGCCGGCATGACAGCCACGATGGCCAATGCGACAGGAGGCGCACAGATCGACTGA
- a CDS encoding ImcF-related family protein, protein MLPALAEPLLGLAKRAESEKRPDPQELAATARMLVAEFEKEGRRRNVPPDWILDARDALVVLLDVRVRSNPALPIRRWERALAAALPISHMIGADGLAERAAQAAKGGLARRDLARFLGHCSEAVQAAQSKEEQHRTRADRGLVFLPVALFFAVLVAWAGWAEWQFRERLLAQLPDVRSVVEAGKAATPAARAAQLDAFVAAVRLIEQDAARSPLGLIHHIEMVDPAAAARRRYGEAAEALVAEPLAEALAIALATEGEANALYDSLRALSTLKGTSDWQPRFLGGWVADRAESFPELALLAEHVAAMPKPQPGLPSPDPETIAQARQFAAEGLASERALLELARAEKTAAVPPWSLSQAAPGLDTILIHRSGLPIERGVPGLYTEAGWNYARSGAADAIRRATSEAATLLPSGGTTTTEAVMDLLQKRTLEVWTQYLGELRVRPFTDQPTSVVISGGLSARNSPLSALIREAWRQSGGTDRSRSHANQLRVATALGPAIQFVEQGRMSEISQLFVSLNVALSVLDADAEIGKKSLMDAQERANSIVALQQAPLLVVQIVEDVISQTATPKVPEVAADHVPKQATSAPQPAQSSQSPWGSQVAAACQAAVSGHYPFFDGPDADMAEVARIFAPNGTIERYFRAQLAHLMDTSTTPWRWKPEARLSGYSPGSAAFLQKAVAVGEALFQKGASPDIPIVLEALAQRGAATVSIGGAHAPVITSGESVTLNWPGASPAQGFEISFNTGPGLEKKSARGPWGLLRFLDGSRLRPREAGRRFLIDVRAKSARAYLQMSFAGAANPVSVRSLMRGLTCPFTL, encoded by the coding sequence GTGCTTCCAGCACTGGCCGAGCCTCTGCTTGGCCTCGCGAAGCGAGCCGAAAGCGAGAAGCGGCCTGATCCGCAGGAGTTGGCCGCGACCGCTCGCATGCTCGTGGCCGAGTTCGAGAAAGAAGGACGCCGCAGGAACGTTCCGCCGGATTGGATTCTCGATGCGCGCGACGCGCTCGTGGTGTTGCTCGATGTCCGTGTGCGTAGCAATCCGGCGCTGCCAATCAGACGGTGGGAGCGTGCGCTCGCGGCCGCTCTTCCGATCAGCCACATGATTGGCGCCGATGGTCTCGCCGAAAGGGCGGCCCAGGCGGCGAAAGGGGGGCTCGCGCGGCGTGATCTGGCGCGCTTTCTCGGGCACTGCAGTGAAGCCGTTCAAGCTGCACAGTCGAAGGAGGAGCAGCACAGAACGCGAGCAGATCGCGGCCTGGTCTTTCTTCCGGTGGCTCTGTTCTTCGCGGTGCTGGTGGCCTGGGCCGGGTGGGCCGAATGGCAGTTTCGCGAGCGGCTGCTGGCACAATTGCCCGACGTCCGCAGCGTTGTGGAAGCTGGCAAGGCCGCCACGCCAGCCGCGCGGGCGGCTCAACTCGATGCCTTCGTGGCGGCGGTCCGGCTCATTGAGCAGGATGCCGCCCGCTCACCGCTTGGCCTCATTCACCATATAGAAATGGTCGATCCCGCTGCAGCAGCGCGCCGTCGCTATGGCGAGGCGGCCGAAGCCTTGGTTGCCGAGCCGCTCGCCGAGGCACTGGCTATTGCGCTTGCCACGGAAGGGGAGGCGAATGCGCTCTACGATTCCCTCCGCGCTTTGTCGACACTGAAAGGGACATCGGACTGGCAGCCCAGGTTTCTGGGGGGCTGGGTCGCCGATCGCGCCGAGAGCTTCCCCGAACTTGCTTTGCTGGCTGAACATGTTGCTGCCATGCCCAAGCCGCAGCCGGGGCTTCCATCTCCCGATCCCGAAACGATCGCCCAGGCGCGGCAATTCGCTGCTGAAGGCTTGGCCAGTGAGCGGGCCTTGCTCGAACTGGCACGTGCCGAAAAGACGGCAGCTGTTCCTCCCTGGTCTCTCAGTCAGGCGGCCCCTGGTCTCGACACGATCTTAATCCACCGGTCGGGCCTGCCGATCGAGCGCGGAGTCCCGGGTCTCTATACGGAGGCTGGATGGAACTATGCGAGGTCGGGCGCCGCCGATGCTATCCGCCGGGCAACGTCCGAAGCCGCAACGCTGCTCCCCTCGGGCGGCACGACGACCACGGAAGCGGTGATGGATCTCCTCCAAAAGCGTACGCTTGAGGTGTGGACGCAGTATCTGGGTGAGCTTCGCGTGAGGCCGTTCACAGACCAACCCACTTCTGTCGTGATCAGCGGTGGGCTGAGCGCACGCAACTCGCCGCTCTCGGCGCTTATCCGCGAGGCATGGCGTCAGTCCGGCGGGACCGACCGGAGCCGAAGCCACGCCAACCAGCTTCGAGTCGCAACGGCATTGGGTCCGGCCATCCAGTTCGTGGAGCAGGGCCGGATGTCGGAAATTTCGCAGCTCTTTGTCTCGCTGAACGTGGCTCTCTCCGTCCTCGATGCGGATGCGGAGATCGGCAAGAAATCCCTCATGGACGCACAGGAGCGCGCCAACTCGATCGTTGCCTTGCAGCAAGCCCCGCTGCTGGTTGTGCAGATCGTCGAGGACGTGATCTCTCAGACGGCTACCCCAAAAGTGCCGGAGGTTGCTGCGGATCATGTCCCAAAGCAGGCGACCTCGGCACCGCAGCCTGCACAGTCATCACAATCACCTTGGGGTTCTCAGGTTGCGGCCGCCTGCCAGGCCGCCGTAAGCGGCCATTATCCATTCTTTGATGGACCTGATGCGGACATGGCCGAAGTCGCGCGGATCTTCGCGCCGAACGGCACCATAGAAAGGTATTTCCGGGCGCAACTGGCACATTTGATGGACACGTCGACGACACCGTGGCGATGGAAGCCGGAAGCGCGACTTTCAGGCTATTCACCCGGAAGCGCGGCCTTTCTCCAAAAGGCGGTTGCCGTTGGCGAGGCCCTTTTTCAAAAGGGAGCCTCGCCCGACATCCCGATTGTGCTGGAGGCTCTTGCCCAACGAGGAGCCGCGACTGTCTCGATCGGCGGCGCTCATGCCCCGGTCATCACTTCCGGGGAGTCGGTCACATTGAACTGGCCGGGAGCCTCGCCCGCGCAAGGCTTTGAGATATCCTTCAATACTGGTCCTGGGCTCGAGAAGAAGAGCGCACGCGGTCCATGGGGCCTGTTGCGGTTTTTGGATGGGTCGCGCTTGCGGCCCCGCGAGGCCGGCCGACGGTTCCTGATCGATGTCCGTGCCAAGAGCGCGCGCGCCTATCTTCAGATGTCCTTCGCAGGAGCTGCCAACCCGGTGTCGGTACGCTCACTGATGCGCGGCTTGACCTGTCCATTCACGCTCTGA
- a CDS encoding M15 family metallopeptidase translates to MSVILAAAVFAFVGDLLRDTDRDPNAGRIDRLTQQLAQQDREIQSLRAELNSVERKVTELEGKVKERAQARPEPVPPGTDITPSPGEPLSQQSFSIDQFGGMAPPEETENMTEPMQLAKKRFNEGVIRPTPAVLRQILGEPRTTYSTSCQPVNNPKLLRNLVTREIGHFRLTMIKPALDSLGHIMERLRKEEPDIYAAIGTAGALCARYVRGSNRSVSSHAWGAAVDLTLKKDLDRMGDSSTQFGLVVLAEFFNDAGWYWGAGYTREDSMHFEVGEALLRKWAAEGQL, encoded by the coding sequence ATGAGCGTCATTCTTGCGGCGGCCGTTTTCGCGTTTGTTGGCGACCTGCTTCGGGACACGGACCGTGATCCGAATGCAGGAAGGATCGATCGGTTAACTCAACAGCTCGCTCAGCAGGACAGAGAGATCCAGTCGCTGCGAGCTGAACTGAACTCGGTCGAAAGAAAGGTGACGGAACTTGAGGGAAAAGTGAAAGAACGAGCGCAGGCGCGCCCCGAGCCCGTCCCGCCAGGCACCGACATCACCCCGTCGCCCGGGGAACCTCTGAGCCAGCAGTCATTTTCGATCGACCAGTTCGGCGGTATGGCGCCGCCCGAGGAGACCGAAAATATGACGGAGCCCATGCAGCTGGCGAAGAAGCGCTTCAACGAGGGCGTCATACGCCCGACCCCGGCAGTGCTCCGCCAAATCCTTGGCGAGCCGCGAACTACCTATTCCACAAGCTGCCAGCCGGTCAACAACCCGAAATTGCTGAGAAACCTAGTAACCCGAGAAATAGGACATTTCCGCCTAACGATGATCAAGCCCGCCCTCGATTCGCTGGGGCATATCATGGAGCGCCTCCGAAAGGAGGAGCCGGATATCTATGCCGCGATCGGCACTGCTGGTGCGCTGTGCGCGCGTTATGTGCGAGGCTCGAACAGGTCGGTGTCGTCGCATGCCTGGGGCGCGGCCGTCGATCTGACACTCAAGAAGGACCTCGACAGGATGGGAGATAGCAGCACGCAGTTCGGACTTGTCGTGCTCGCAGAGTTCTTCAACGATGCCGGTTGGTATTGGGGTGCTGGCTATACCCGCGAAGATTCCATGCATTTTGAAGTGGGTGAGGCGCTGCTTCGTAAATGGGCCGCGGAGGGCCAACTGTGA
- a CDS encoding PP2C family protein-serine/threonine phosphatase, giving the protein MTPDSRDNASTRVPNRPGRPQGAGLSHTGHVRTNNEDAILTDPSGVLWAVADGMGGYGHGDVAADLVIEQLALIPHTPVSGAHLVAALQSANSAVRRWAASANVPQMGATVVAALVDGGATTIAWVGDSRAYRLRGGELLQLTRDHSVVQELLDDGHLSPAGVRQHPQSHVVTRAIGAADRLDVDCVEVALEPGDFLLLCSDGLTDCLAEREIINHLSAPSPDAACRRLVAAALDQGAPDNVSVVVVRIDGDAAP; this is encoded by the coding sequence ATGACCCCGGATTCTCGGGACAATGCTTCAACGCGCGTGCCCAACCGGCCGGGCAGGCCGCAAGGAGCGGGACTAAGTCATACCGGGCATGTGCGAACAAACAACGAAGACGCGATTCTCACCGATCCCTCGGGTGTCCTTTGGGCAGTAGCTGACGGGATGGGCGGCTACGGCCACGGCGACGTCGCAGCTGACCTGGTCATCGAACAGCTCGCCCTGATCCCGCACACTCCCGTTTCCGGCGCTCACCTCGTTGCTGCGCTGCAGTCAGCCAATTCCGCCGTCCGTCGTTGGGCGGCTTCGGCCAATGTGCCACAGATGGGCGCTACAGTGGTCGCGGCACTCGTCGACGGCGGAGCGACGACAATCGCTTGGGTGGGAGATAGCCGAGCCTATCGTTTGCGAGGAGGTGAGTTGCTGCAACTCACGCGCGACCATTCGGTAGTGCAGGAACTTCTCGATGATGGGCACCTTAGCCCCGCCGGTGTCCGGCAGCACCCGCAATCCCACGTTGTTACTCGGGCAATCGGCGCCGCCGACCGTCTGGACGTGGATTGCGTCGAAGTCGCGCTAGAGCCGGGCGACTTTCTTCTTCTTTGCTCCGACGGATTGACCGATTGTCTTGCCGAGCGCGAGATCATCAATCACTTGAGCGCGCCGAGCCCAGACGCCGCCTGCCGGCGACTGGTAGCGGCCGCTCTCGATCAGGGCGCTCCAGACAATGTCTCTGTGGTAGTCGTTCGGATTGACGGAGATGCAGCGCCTTGA
- a CDS encoding OmpA family protein, which produces MKRLLTTKLTVFLALFFVTQTDLGAQELNDSALKERFQRQIELFKAARLGATRGLVLTNSNSTPKAAAVPVTIATPETGAAKPAPAPPAPAAIASQGTQAAPAVGQPSIPQPTATSPTTAVSAAVTSDPQTYWKLPPDDQINVRVNFDFDSAAIAPNQKAMLQKLCGVMKDMDIKLVRIIGHTDAVGGASYNQHLSVLRAKEVTRFFTDDCNIARERLEAVGAGEQFLLNQENPKADENRRVEFQAVS; this is translated from the coding sequence ATGAAGCGCCTGCTGACCACCAAGCTGACGGTGTTTCTCGCTCTATTCTTCGTGACCCAAACTGATTTGGGTGCGCAGGAACTGAACGATTCGGCGCTTAAAGAGCGCTTTCAGCGACAGATCGAGTTGTTCAAGGCGGCACGGCTCGGAGCCACGCGTGGCCTGGTTCTTACCAACTCCAATTCCACGCCCAAAGCCGCGGCCGTACCGGTGACAATTGCCACGCCGGAAACCGGCGCAGCCAAACCCGCTCCGGCTCCCCCTGCCCCTGCAGCCATTGCTTCCCAAGGAACCCAAGCTGCCCCAGCTGTAGGACAGCCATCAATCCCGCAACCGACAGCGACATCACCGACGACTGCCGTATCCGCAGCAGTGACAAGCGATCCGCAGACATACTGGAAGCTGCCGCCCGACGACCAGATCAACGTCCGCGTAAATTTCGACTTCGATTCAGCAGCCATAGCTCCGAACCAAAAGGCGATGCTGCAGAAGCTTTGCGGAGTAATGAAGGATATGGACATCAAACTCGTCCGTATCATCGGTCACACGGATGCTGTCGGAGGCGCAAGCTACAATCAGCACCTGTCAGTCCTGCGCGCGAAGGAGGTAACCCGCTTCTTCACGGATGATTGCAACATCGCTCGGGAACGGCTCGAAGCAGTTGGGGCAGGCGAGCAGTTTCTTCTCAACCAGGAAAATCCGAAGGCTGACGAGAACAGGCGCGTAGAATTCCAGGCTGTGAGCTAA
- the tssH gene encoding type VI secretion system ATPase TssH, translating into MQQSFKRKELVGKLNPVCLRAFKAAADAAKLRGNPYVELVHWIEQLALVDRADFQLIFHDAGVDLGRLAADMARAIDKLPYGATSIEEFSDHIFHAIQEAWSLANLQFGSDEVRGVHVLLACRKVAVLDGLLLKISAEFDRIEADSLIPRLDDVLAGSLENAGKAEAPDPSRKKRPAGGDSALAKYATDLTRRARDGQIDPVLGRDPEIRQIVDILMRRRQNNPILTGEAGVGKTAVVEGFALRLAEGDVPPPLKGVALHLLDIGLMQAGASVKGEFEKRLKTVIEEVQASETPIILFIDEAHTLIGAGGAAGTGDAANLLKPALARGELRTIAATTWAEYKQHIEKDPALTRRFQVVKVEEPDEEAAILMLRGVAGVLEKHHQVQILDEAIETAVSLSHRYIPARQLPDKAISLLDTACARVAVSQHATPAEVEDLLRRKQSLEVEQGIIGREAAIGIEVAERQSKVEASLVETEAALLSAKARWEKEQSMVSEILDLRAGLRGKGVKLDAVLAEGEADQELPVAADVDLPEQESGDGVLPNQGADLARLKVLMAELAGVQGETPLILLSVDRNAVASVVQDWTGIPVGRMLTSQTEKALQLAEVLGERVVGQEFAMESIARRVQTSRAGLGSPEKPVGVFLLCGPSGVGKTETALALAEALYGGEQNLISINMSEFQEAHTVSTLKGAPPGYVGYGKGGVLTEAVRRRPYSVILLDEVEKAHPDVHEIFFQVFDKGMMDDSEGRRIDFRNTLILLTSNVGSDVIMKRTDGGRTRPPLEELESALRPPLLKVFPPAFLGRVIVVPYYPLSDSMIDAITQHHFAKIARRLRASHDAELVIGNGVLELIKARCTEVESGGRMIDAILTNTLLPTLSQGVLNWALEGKRLTKATVGASAEGFTYAFE; encoded by the coding sequence ATGCAGCAGAGCTTCAAGCGCAAGGAACTGGTCGGCAAACTCAATCCCGTTTGCTTGCGCGCTTTCAAGGCGGCGGCGGACGCGGCCAAGCTTCGCGGCAATCCCTATGTCGAACTCGTTCACTGGATCGAACAGCTGGCCCTGGTCGACCGCGCAGATTTTCAGCTTATCTTCCACGATGCTGGCGTGGATCTCGGCCGGCTTGCTGCCGATATGGCGAGGGCGATAGACAAGCTTCCCTATGGCGCTACCTCCATCGAGGAGTTTTCCGATCACATCTTTCATGCCATCCAGGAGGCCTGGAGCCTGGCAAACCTGCAGTTCGGATCTGACGAGGTTCGCGGAGTGCATGTTCTGCTGGCCTGCAGAAAGGTAGCGGTACTTGACGGGCTTCTGTTGAAGATCAGCGCCGAATTCGATCGGATCGAGGCGGATTCCCTGATCCCCCGGCTGGACGACGTGCTGGCCGGATCACTTGAGAATGCCGGCAAGGCCGAAGCTCCAGACCCGTCGCGGAAAAAACGCCCCGCGGGCGGCGACTCCGCACTGGCGAAATACGCCACCGACCTCACCCGGCGCGCACGCGACGGCCAAATTGACCCGGTCCTGGGCCGGGATCCAGAGATCCGGCAGATTGTCGATATCCTCATGCGCCGGCGCCAGAATAACCCGATCCTGACCGGCGAAGCCGGAGTGGGAAAGACGGCGGTGGTCGAGGGTTTTGCGCTCCGCCTTGCAGAAGGAGATGTGCCGCCGCCGCTGAAAGGTGTGGCGCTACACCTGCTGGACATCGGTTTGATGCAGGCAGGGGCGAGCGTCAAGGGCGAGTTCGAGAAGCGGCTGAAGACAGTCATCGAGGAAGTCCAGGCATCTGAAACTCCGATCATCCTCTTCATCGATGAAGCTCATACACTGATCGGGGCAGGCGGGGCAGCGGGAACGGGAGACGCGGCAAATCTTCTTAAACCGGCATTGGCGCGTGGCGAGCTGCGCACGATCGCTGCAACGACATGGGCAGAATACAAGCAGCATATCGAGAAAGACCCGGCTTTGACCCGCCGCTTCCAGGTGGTCAAGGTTGAAGAGCCTGATGAAGAAGCCGCCATCCTGATGTTGCGTGGCGTGGCAGGCGTGCTGGAGAAGCACCATCAGGTGCAGATTTTGGACGAAGCCATCGAGACAGCCGTCAGCCTTTCACATCGCTATATCCCCGCACGCCAACTGCCGGACAAGGCAATCAGCCTACTCGATACGGCCTGCGCGCGCGTGGCGGTATCGCAGCACGCGACACCGGCTGAGGTCGAAGATCTTCTGCGGCGCAAGCAGTCTCTCGAGGTCGAGCAGGGCATTATCGGGCGCGAAGCTGCAATCGGCATCGAGGTCGCGGAGCGCCAGTCGAAGGTCGAAGCCTCGCTCGTCGAGACGGAAGCCGCGTTGCTTTCCGCAAAGGCCCGTTGGGAAAAGGAACAGTCAATGGTCTCCGAAATCCTCGATCTACGGGCGGGGCTACGGGGAAAGGGAGTTAAGCTTGATGCGGTGCTGGCCGAGGGAGAAGCAGACCAGGAATTGCCGGTGGCCGCTGACGTGGATCTCCCCGAGCAGGAGAGCGGCGATGGAGTACTCCCGAACCAGGGCGCCGATCTTGCACGGCTCAAGGTGCTGATGGCGGAACTTGCGGGCGTTCAGGGCGAGACGCCGCTCATCCTGCTTTCCGTCGACAGGAACGCTGTGGCCTCCGTCGTGCAGGACTGGACGGGTATTCCCGTCGGCCGGATGCTGACCAGCCAGACTGAAAAAGCGCTACAGCTCGCCGAGGTTCTGGGAGAGCGCGTCGTCGGCCAGGAATTTGCAATGGAATCAATCGCGCGGCGCGTGCAAACCAGCCGTGCGGGACTTGGCTCACCTGAAAAGCCTGTGGGCGTTTTCCTGCTGTGCGGCCCTTCAGGCGTCGGCAAGACAGAAACGGCGCTGGCGCTCGCCGAAGCTCTCTATGGAGGCGAACAGAATCTGATTTCGATCAACATGTCGGAATTTCAGGAGGCACACACAGTTTCTACCCTCAAGGGTGCCCCTCCCGGCTATGTCGGCTACGGCAAGGGAGGGGTACTGACCGAAGCCGTGCGGCGGCGCCCCTATTCCGTCATTTTGCTCGATGAAGTCGAGAAGGCGCACCCGGATGTGCACGAGATCTTCTTCCAGGTTTTCGACAAGGGAATGATGGACGACAGCGAGGGCCGACGGATCGACTTTAGGAACACCCTTATCCTGCTGACGTCGAATGTCGGTTCGGACGTTATCATGAAGCGAACAGACGGCGGCAGGACGCGGCCGCCGCTTGAGGAACTCGAAAGCGCACTGCGGCCGCCACTGCTGAAAGTGTTTCCGCCAGCGTTCCTCGGGCGGGTGATTGTCGTACCTTATTACCCGCTCTCAGATTCAATGATCGATGCGATCACACAACATCATTTCGCCAAGATCGCGCGCCGACTGCGCGCCAGCCATGACGCCGAACTGGTCATCGGGAACGGGGTTCTGGAATTGATCAAGGCTCGGTGCACCGAAGTTGAATCGGGGGGGCGCATGATCGACGCGATCTTGACAAACACGCTACTGCCGACGCTGAGCCAAGGCGTTCTGAACTGGGCACTCGAAGGCAAACGTCTCACCAAGGCCACGGTCGGAGCATCTGCCGAAGGCTTCACCTACGCGTTTGAATAA